The region CCGCAGATAGCCGCTATAGGTAACTTATGTGTATACACACCATAGATAATTCGATCTAAATTTTTAAAATCATGCTTATTGTCTTCCCACATTTGTCCACCTGGGATAATAAACAATCTCATCTTCTCCATATCTAACTCTTCTAGGCTGATGTCTACACTCACCTTTAACCCTCCTTTAGATACAACATCAGCTCCCGTATCTGAGACTGTTAATAAGACATATCTACGATCCTCTCTTAACTCAGGCATAAGATACCCAAGCTCCCAATCCGAATATCCATCAAATAAATAAACATAAATATAATTTGCTTTCATCTTGTTCTTTTTAACAAATATAGATCAATATCATATCAATAAATACGAAACAACAGCTACAAATTATAGCAAAAAAAACTCCTTTCAAATTGAAAGGAGTTTCTTAACTTATTAATCTCTAATATGTTTATCATTGATAACATGTACATCTCGCTGTGGAAAAGGAATCTCTATATTAGCATCATCTAAAGCATTTTTCACTATTTGTTGAATCACAAAAACTGTATCCCAATAATTAGCTTTATCCATCCATACACGTACATTTAAGTTTACAGAGCTATCCGCTAAGTTATTTACAAAGATGATAGGCTTAGGATCTTGCTTCACCTCTTTATGTTTAGCTAATGCTTCTTGAATAACATTCTGAGCTGTTTTAATATTTGCATCATACGAAATACCCACTACGAAATCATATCTACGAGAAGTAATATCGCTATAATTCGTAATCACTGAGTTGGCTAATGGTCCATTAGGACAATAGATCTTTAACCCTGTAGCACCTGTAATAGTAGTATACAATAAGTCTATTTTCTCAACAGTTCCCTCTACACCTCCTGTATTAGAAATATACTCTCCAACTTTAAAAGGTTTAAACAACAAGATTAATACCCCTCCTGCGAAATTAGATAAACTCCCTTGAAGAGCTAAGCCTATAGCTAAACCAGCAGAAGCAAATATCGTCAAGAATGAAGTCGTCTCAATCCCCATAGTAGAGGCTGCTGTCACTAACAACAACACATATAATGAAGCCTGAATAATACTTAGCAAGAAGCCTCTAAGAGACTTCTCCATATTCTTCTTCTCAAAACGGTGACGTAATCCTTTTAAAAATGATTTAATAATAAAACCTCCGATTACTAATATCAGTACACCTACCCCTATCTTAGGTAAGGCTCCCATCATATTTGTAATCATCACATCTAATCCAACAGTAAATTTTTCCATAGCAACTTTTTTTCTTTTATAATTTTAATTTCTTCGCAATACTTTTTGGAATACCATCTTTATGGATCATGATATCAGTTGTTTTGTACTTCACATACTCTTTACTCATATACATATATCCCTTATAGTCATTCGTAGTTCCCCAAGAGTTCTTAATGATATAATACTCACGTCCTTTCTGATCTTTAGAAATACCTACAATATGCATTCCGTGATCATCAGTAGTTGTATAATTATCAAAAGCTTCTTGACGCATCTCAGGAGTGACTTTACGTTCAGGTTTAGGCCCGTTAAACATGTCATCTTTCTCTTCTGTAGTCATATCCTCCCAATCTTTTTCTGGTACAAAAGCCACACCATTCTTCCAGCTAAAATATTTCTCACTCACATCACCAGCCCATGCTACAGAAAATCCATTGCTAACAGCATTGTCGATAATATCGGTTAACTCATTCATCTGCACATTATAAACTTGATCAAAAGCCCAATTATCAGGTACTAATAATACGAATTTCTCATACATAGGGTAGTTTAAATCAGAGCCAATCTCTACATATTCATCAGCATTAATACCTACTACTTCCTTAGCAAAACTCTGTGGTGTATATTTTTTACCTTCCCATGTAAACTCTTTAGGAGCTTCACCTAGATAAGCATCTATCGCTGCGGTATAAGCTTTCTCCCAGTTAGGAGTTAATTTTTTATTTGGATTAGATACGATAGCTTTAAGAATTCCCTCTTGAACAGCAGCCATTTCACCAAACTTATTAGTTGTAGTTCCATAGTTTAAACCTGAATATACTGATTGAGGTACAGCTCCATATTTCTTATACATATTCATTACATCGTGAAATGCTCCTCCGTCACCTAAAGTAACAGCTCCATGCATCTTTACATACATTTTACCTTTCTCAATATAAGCATTACGCGCCGAAAATATTTGAGAGATCTCCACAGGACGTTTCCCCATTCTCATCATTTCTGACTCTAAAAATGAATTAGCAGAATAAGACCAACATGTTCCCGAAGAACCTTGATTTTTAATTGAAGTATTCTCGATGTTCACAACATCATTGAATGTAAATAACTCTTTACTTTTAGCACTCGCGTTTAGCTTTAAAGAGTTGACTAAATTATCCTGAGCAAAAGTGCTTACAGAATATCCGGCTGACAGCATTAAGGCTAATACCCATGCTTTTAATTGGTTTTTATACATATTGTTAGATTGTTAGAATCGTAAAGATAAAAAAAGGGATTAAAAACAGCCTTATCTTCCATCACAAAACTACATTTCTTTAGTATATCTGTAGAAAATCTCTTTATTAACTATTTTATTCTCAAACTCCACTATACTCTCACTCACCATTTACTCATCATAGTTACACCATATTATTACACCATATTATTACACTATATTATTACACTATACTAGATTTAACAACGATAGTGGTGATAGCAATATACTCCCTATATGCTCGGGTAGTGATAGGCTATTTTTAGTACTTTTAAGCCGACCAAATGCCCATCACTAGCCGAGCACAAGCCGACCACCCCTAAAAAAGTGGTAAAAAAAACCTATATACATTCTCTTAATAGCCTATACAAGAAAAGAAAATGTCACTTTTATAAACTAAAAAAGGTTACTCCCCATGATAGGAAATAACCTTTTTTAAAAATATATCTTGAATGTTATTTTTAACACTTTTTAAGTGATACTTATATACTCCTTTACTTTACGTAACTATAAGATGTCACAACCTCAAAGTCATAAGACTCCCATTGATTAACATATACTCCATTGACATAATTAGGTATTGACATTTGTCTAGTTCCAGTAAGAACAGCTTTTGTAGGATAATTACTCTCGTCATAAGCGTAAACTATCTTAATATTATCTAACACTATTCCCTCTTTATTAGTATAAGTATAAGTAATAGGATTATTACGAGGCAATAATTCTTTAGCTAACTTTAATTCAGCTGGCACAGTAGGGTTAGCTAAGTTTAATTCAATTCCATCTAATAAATCAATGATACCAGCAGCTCTTAATGTATGAAATCCAAAGAAAGGTTTATCGTCATACGATATTTTCATTGTGATTTCTTCCATATCTCTATTATATACAAGTATCTCAGATGGATTTTTGTGATTGTCGTACTTTAATACTTTACCTACTTTGTAGGCTGAATTCTGATATACTAACAAATCTTTTATAAGAATCATCTCTTTAGGACTACTTATCTTCTCTAATTTATTCTTGCTATCCTGTGTCAAATTCCCTTTACTGTTTTCATAAACAGTACCTTCCTCATCCAAATCTGTATATTCTATAGTTGTTAACTTCCCTTCCTCTGTATAATACAAATCAAACTTTTTCTCTAATTCTCTTTTCCCTTCTTCAAAAAGAACTACGTCAATGTTTTTAATGTTTTTAATAACAACAACAGGATCCGTTGCAATAATATTTCCATTATCATCTGAACTACATGATACCCCAACAAACGCAAGTGCCGCTAAAGCACTAAATACAATCTTTTTCATAGTAATTTATTTTTTGACAAAATTAACATAAATATCATACTACTACATTCTAAATACATTATTAAACAAAAACACCTCTATCATTCAATAACTTATACAAAACACATAACTACCACCCTACTTATGTAAAAAAACAAACATTTCATTCTAGTTATAATCAGAATAGTATTGCCAAAAAAAAGCAGTGTATCCTATAGTAAGGATACACTGCTCATTATATTAATTTTACCCAGATTCCGCGATAGACATATAAACGAAAAGTAATTATACAAAATAGCTCTGAATTAGTTAGTAAAGCATACTGTAGTATGATTTAAGAGCTAATGCAAGAGATATGAAGTAGAATTGCTTTGTAGTATTTGGTTAATGCGTAATCTGGATTAAGTATTAACTAAAGTGTTTCTTTCAACCAACGGAAGAATTCACCTTGCCAGACTTGTGCGTTTTGTGGTCTTACTACCCAGTGATTTTCATCCGGTAAATATAAGAATCTACTTTTCACACCTCTTAATTGAGCAGCTTGAAAAGCTTCTTGTCCTTGTCCAATAGGCACACGGTAGTCTTTACCACCTTGGATAATTAAGATAGGTGTATTCCACTTATCCACATTATTAATAGGGTTAAAGTTAGTAATAGCATTTTGGGCATCTTTATTATCTTTTTCCCAGTATGCTCCACCTGTATCAAAGTTAGGGAAGAATACCTCTTCTGTAGTACCATACATACTTACTAAATCAAATACTCCACAGTGTGAAATAAATGATTTGAAACGGTTCTCATGGATACCTGCTAAGTAGAATACTGAATATCCTCCATAACTAGCTCCTACAGCTCCTAATCTATCTCTATCTACATACTTCTCTTTCGCTACATCATCGATAGCTGCTAAGTAGTCTTGCATTGGCTTACCTGCCCAATCTTTAGAAATTGCTTCATTCCACTCTACTCCATGTCCTGGCATTCCTCTACGGTTAGGAGCTACTATAATGTACCCCTCTGCAGCCATTAACTGAAAGTTCCAACGGAAAGAATAGAATTGAGACAATGCTGATTGTGGTCCTCCTTGTGCATATAATAACGTTGGATATTTTTTGTTTGGATCAAAGTTAGGTGGATATACTACCCAAGTAACCATGTCTTTACCATCTACAGTCTTCACGATTCTCTTCTCACTCTTGCTCAATGCAATCTTAGAATAAGCTTCATTATTCACTTTAGTCACTTGATTCCAAGTCTTCTTAGCCATATTATAAGCATATACCTCAGAAGCATGGTTAAAATCCGTACGCGTCACTAGAGCAACATCTCCAGTAATATCAACAATGCTATTCACATCAAAATTACCATCAGTAATTTGTCTAACAGTGATAGCTATTCTAGTCCTTCCTGGGAAGTTAACCTCAAATAACTGCACAGTACCACCTACTGCTGCTATGAAGTAAATCTTTTTGCCATCTTTACTCCACTTATAGCTATCCACAGTACCATCCCATCCTGCAGTAAGATTCATCTTAATGCCATGATAGTCTACAATAATATCATTTTTATCAGCTTCATAACCATCGCGTTTCATTTGCAACCAAGTAAGGTGTCCTTCAGGAGAGTAAGTAGGATGAGTATCATATCCTTTATTTTCTTCTGTTAAGTTCTTAGTTTGTTTAGTCGCTAAGTCGTATAAATATAAATCCGTATTAGTACTTATAGCATACTCAGTACCAAACTTCTTTTTAGAAACATAAATAATTCCTTTGCCATCAGGAGTCCAAGTATAATCTTCATCTCCCCCAAAAGGTTTCTGAGGTGCATCATAAGGCTCGTTACCTAAGATGTCTACCTTCGCATCTTTATTATCCGTAGGAGCATATAATACATGGTTATGTGTACCATCGTTCCATGTGTCCCAATGTCTATAGTCTAAACCATCATACACATAAGCATCCGATTTTTCCATAGTAGGATAAATATCCTTTCCAAGTATTTTATTGATTTTCACTGCCTCATGTGATAAAATCATCTTCCCATCTGGAGAAACATTTTTATCACTTAGTAAGTGTTTATAATCAGTTATTTCAACAGGTGTACCACCACTTACAGGAATTTGATAAGTCTTAGAATCAAACTTATCCTCAGTCATGTTAGCATGGCTAACTTTGTAGATTAAGTTTTTTCCGTCTTTAGTAACACCTACAGGGCTTACTCTACCTAATTTCCAAAGAAGCTCTTTAGTCATCACTTCTTGAGAAAAAGCGGATAAACTTGCTAAGCTTAAAGCAAATAAGAATATTTTTTTCATTGTTAGGGTTTTATAAAAGCGTAAAAATAGGCTTTTCTTTTGATTTGGGCTGAAAGATAAGTAATTCTATTATTCTAAAGACATTATATTGCATAAAGGACAATATAATATCCATCTTAATAAATTATCTCACCTTAAGAGACCTCATATTAAAAATCACTTCCATTATTACCAATAAAAACACCAAAAGAGTATTATAAAAATAATTCTCAAAACTATACTCATATAATTGCGTTATTTTTTTTTAATTCTACTGTATTTGAAAAAAAAATGGGTATTTTCACGCACAAATTTGATTACATGAAAAACAACAAACTTTTTATAGCAATTATCATTGCCCTTGTGCTAGGTGTTGTATTTGGAAGTATCTATCATTATGCTTTCCCTGAATATATCCCAGCATTTGCAGAAAACATCAAGTTATTAGGAACTATCTTCATCCGTTTAGTTCAGATGATTATTGCTCCATTAGTATTTTGTACTTTGGTAGTAGGTATTGCCAAAATGGGAGATATGAGTATGGTTGGCCGAGTAGGAGCTAAGGCAATGGGATGGTTTGTTACTGCGTCTTTAGTTTCGCTAACTATTGGGCTAGTCTTAGTTAACTGGTTTAAACCAGGTGTAGGTGCTAATTTTGATTTAAACAATGTTTCTGGAGCAAGTGATTTACTAACTAAAACGGATTCTTTAAGTTTACAATCATTCGTAGAACACTTAATTCCTAAAAGTATATTCGAAGCTTTTGCTCATAATGAAATTCTACAAATAGTAGTGTTCTCTGTATTTTTTGGAATAGCTCTTTCTACCTTAGGTAAAAAAGGAAAGTCTGTAATCAAACTATTTGATAAAATATCAGAAGTAGTTCTTAAGATGGTGACTTACATCATGTGGACTGCTCCATTAGGAGTATTAGGAGCTATCGCAAGTGCTGTAGCACTTTATGGACTATCTATCTTCCTAACATATGGAAAATATCTAATCGCCTTTGCTTCTGGATTAGCTATATTATGGGCTATTCTAATTTTAGTCGGATATCTAATCATAGGAAAAGATGTTTGGAGATTGCTAAAAGCGATTAAAGAACCTCTATTAATTGCCTTCTCGACAACAAGTAGCGAAGCTGTATTCCCTAAGTTAGTAGAGCAATTAAAAGCTTATGGTTGTTCTCCAAAAATTGTTTCATTTACCTTACCTTTGGGATACTCTTTTAATTTAGATGGAAGTATGATGTATCTTACATTTGCCTCTATTTTTATTGCACAGATATACGATGTACACATGAGTTTAGCTGACCAAATACTGATGCTATTAGTACTTATGGTTACCAGTAAAGGTGTAGCTGGAGTTCCACGTGCATCATTAATTGTTATTGTTGCTACTTGTGCTATGTTTAACATTCCTCCTGAAGGGATTGCGTTTATCTTACCTATAGATCACTTCTGTGATATGGGAAGAAGTATGACAAACGTATTAGGTAACGCATTATCAACTGCTGCAATTGATAAATTTGAAACAAAAAACGAACAAACTAAACAATTAAGTTAGGTTACAGAATATAAAACATAATGGACGAATTCACAATATCACAACTTATCAACCCTGAATTCTATATCAATTTACAGATAGCAGGACACTCAATAGGAATATATGTAGTTTTATTTATTGTATTTGCAGAAACAGGTCTATTCGCAGGTTTTTTCTTACCAGGAGATAGCTTACTATTCTTATCTGGTATTTACAGTACTGCACTAATGGCTGAAGTATTTCCTATAGAAAGTGACTTCGGTAACGTAGCTTTATTATCTACTCTTGTAGCATTAGCAGGTATTCTAGGAAATAGTTTTGGATATTGGTTTGGTAGGAAAAGTGGAAATTATCTCTATAACGTAAAAGACAACTTTATCTATAAGAAAAAATATCTTTATGAATCTAAAGTTTTCTTCGAGAGACATGGAGGTAGAGCAATTATCTTTGCGCGTTTTTTACCTGTAGTTAGAACATTTGCTCCTATTATAGCAGGAATTGTACATATGGACATAAAGAAGTTTATGTTGTATAATGTAATTAGTTCTTTCTTATGGGCGACTACTTTAATCTTTGCTGGTCACTATTTACAAGTTTGGTTATTGAATGATTATGGTATTGATCTAAAACACTATATTGAATATATCATTCTTTTCTTAGTATTAGTCACTACTCTTCCTATCGTAATGAAACTTATCAAAAGTAAAGGAGGAAAACAAGAAGCTGAAAATATAGACGAAGCTTAGTCTAAGCATTATCTCATATATAAAGGATTGTCTTAATTAAGGCAATCCTTTTTTGTTATCTATATATCCGTTTGCTAGTAATAACAGGGCATATTCAAAAGTTGAAGACTAAGCAATTTATTTGAGTCAAGAGTGAATCAAGAATTCTTCAGTAAAAAGGATTTATAGTAGAACAATGTAGTGGTAATGTTGAACAAGTATTGAAGTGGTTGCTATAAAAGATAACATTTCGGAACCAACATCAAAACTTCCTAAGATCTCTTTTATCAGCTTTACTAAAGTATGTACACTTGTACCTCACATACAGAAAAAAAAGGCTTGTATCTCTTAATACAAGCCTTTTTCTATAATGATTATTAATCTAACACTTTATCCAATCGGAGCGATTTCGAATACTAATCCCTCTGCTTTCTCATCTGCAGGTATCTGACAGCTAAGTCTGCTAGTAGGTTTAACATTACGAGCATCTGAAGCCAACAGGGCGTCCTCTTCATCACCCATCTCAGGTAGTTCAACTTCGTCTCCATTTATCACATAGCATTGGCACGAAGCACACATTAACATCCCTCCACATATTCCAAAAGTTCCTTCCTCTACTAATTCATAAGCGCGAACAACTTCCATCATATTCATTCCCATATTAGTGGGAGCATCTATTTCGTGAGTTTGTCCTTCGCGATCAATAATGGTTATTTTAATATCTTCAGCCATATTAGTCAATTGATTTAACTACTGCCTTTTCAGCTTCCTTACGTGTACCATCAAATCCATTAATACCAGAAACAGTAGTATATTTAAGTACAAATTTCTTACCTGGATTAAGCATATTATAAACGCTTTGACACATTAAAGTCGCTTCATGGAATCCACATAAGATTAATTTTAATTTACCAGGGTAAATGTTAACGTCACCAATAGCATAAATACCAGGTATATTCGTTTGATAATCTAGTGCATTATTTACCTTAATTGCATTCTTCTCGATTTCTAATCCCCAATCTGCAATAGGCCCTAATTTTGGAGTTAATCCAAACAATGGAATAAAATAATCACAAGCTATTTCACGCTTTTCTCCATCAATATCGACTACTACAGCCTCTAATTTATCAGTCCCTTTTAATTCAACTATCTCACCAGGAGTTAGCATATTAATTTTTCCTTGATCCTTTAGTACTTGTACTTTCTCAACTGAATCTAGAGCACCACGGAATTCATTACGTCTATGAACTAAGTTCACTTCAGCAGCTACGTCAGCTAAAAAGATACTCCAATCTAGAGCAGAGTCACCTCCACCTGCAATGACAATCTTTTTACCTGCGAACATTTCAGGTTTCTTCACGAAGTACTCTACCCCTTTTTCTTCATAAAATGCAAGATTAGCAAGCTCAGGTTTACGTGGTTCAAAAGACCCCAATCCACCTGCAATTGCCACTGCTTTACCATGATGTTTTGTCCCCTTATTAGTAGTAACAATAAAAGTACCATCTTCTAGCTTTTCTACAGTTTCCGCAACCTCATTTAATGTAAAGCCAGGTTGAAATTGCTTGATTTGTTCCATAAGATTATCAATCAACTCTGCTGCCCCTACACTAGGATATCCAGGGATATCAAAAATAGGTTTTTTAGGATACAATTCTGTAAGTTGACCTCCAGGTTGTGGAAGTCCATCTATTAGATGACATTTTAGTTTTAATAATCCTGCTTCGAATACAGCGAACAGACCCGTAGGGCCCGCTCCAATAATTATTATATCGGTCTCAACCATGATGTAGTTTAATTTAGTGCAAAGATCCACTTTGCGATTTTTATTAAAAATGATAAAAGTCAACTATATGTAATAAGTTCCATAGAAACCTTCAATTACACATATAGTTGACTATGTTATTTTTATCCCACATTAACTACAGATTCAATTTCTGGAGCATACTTTTTAATTGTTGTTTCTACTCCAGCACTTAGCGTCATTTGGTTTACGCTACACGAAGTACAAGCTCCTTCTAAACGAACTTGAACATGCTTACCGTCAACGATATCAATTAAGGTAATATCTCCTCCATCTGATTGTAAAAACGGACGAATCTCGTCTAACGCTTTTTCAACATTCTCTTTTATAGTTTGTGATGCCATATTTTTTTTATAATTAGTATTATTTTTTTACAACTGATGAACATCCAGCCATTGTTGTAATTTTAATAGCCTCTGTAGCTGGTAATGACTCATTACGCAGTACAACTTGCTCAACTACATTTCTACTTAAATCTTCGAATACTTTTGAAATAATCGAATCATTCTGTAAAGCTGCAGGGCGACCATAATCACCTGCTTCACGAATACTTTGTACAATAGGTACCTCACCTAAGAAAGGAACATCCAAATCTGCTGCTAGATTCTTAGCTCCATTCTCTCCAAAGATATAATACTTGTTATTTGGTAATTCTTCTGGTGTGAAATATGCCATATTCTCAACAATACCTAAGACAGGTACGTTAATACTCTCTGACATAAACATAGATACTCCTTTCTTAGCATCAGCAAGTGCTACTGCCTGTGGTGTAGATACCACTACAGCTCCAGTAATAGGTAGAGACTGCATAATAGATAAGTGAATATCCCCTGTACCAGGAGGTAAATCTAAAAGTAAAAAGTCTAATTCACCCCAATCAGCATCAAAAATCATCTGATTCAATGCCTTAGCTGCCATCGGTCCTCTCCATATAATAGCTTGATCCCCTTTAGTAAAGAATCCAATAGAAAGAATCTCGACTCCATAAGAAGAAACAGGCTTCATCTTAGAACGTCCATCTACTTCTACAGAAATAGGTTTTGCTCCTTCGACATCAAACATAATAGGCATCGATGGTCCATAGATATCTGCATCTAGTATACCAACTTTAAAGCCCATATTAGCAAGACTCGCTGCAAGGTTAGCTGTTATTGTAGACTTTCCTACTCCACCCTTCCCTGATGAGATAGCTACTATATTTTTAATACCTGGTATAGCTTTTCCTTTTATCTCAGGTTTTTCAGGAGCTTCAACTTTTATATTTACTTTTACTTTTGCTTTGTCATACACTTGATCGTGAATCACTTTCATCACGTCAACTTCTGCTCTTTTCTTTATGTGTAAAGCTGGAGTGCTTAATACTAAGTCCACTACTACCTCGTCTCCGAAAGTCATTACATTACTTACAGCTCCACTCTCTACCATATTTTTCCCTTCACCAGCTAGAGTAATCGTCTCTAATGCTTTAAGGATTTCTTTTCTATCTAATTTCATTATATGCGATTAGTTTTCAACAATTTAATATAAATTCTGACTAACGCAAATATAGTAGGAATATTTGAAATTATAATGTTAATATATTCTAAATACAAATACCTCAATACACAGATTCTATAATGAATTTGTATTATAAAGCCTTAATTTATTTTTCATAAAAGATCGATTGTATTCGTTTTTTATAATTGCAAATTGGGAATTTAGCAATTGGTTTTTTGCTGAATTAAAAGAAAATATATCCACTTGTCCATTCTCATATTTCGCTTGTGTTGTACCAAATGATTTCTCAGACATTTCAATACTTTTATGCAGCTGTTTTGCAATACTTTCAAGTTGTTTTATTTCTTCTTCTAGTTCATTAACTTGATTTGCTAGATTAACTTCACTTTCCTTTATTTTCAAGGTATTTAAGCGCAATTCTTCATTCTTCACACGCAACTGTCTTCGTACATTCCCCCCTTGAAAAACAGGTATACTTAGACCAAAACTAACATACTGACTTTTGTTATCGCCCATCTGTTTTGAAAACGAATTTGTACGTAATTCGATATCACTATTAAATGGTTTAGAATAGAAAGACCCGTACTGATAATTACCTACTAGTCGAGGTAAATTTTTAGACATAATAAGTTTTTTCTCCTGTTCTAAAAGTTGCTGTTTTAATCGGTTTTTTTCCAATACAGGATTGAATTCATAAACTGTCGATTGTGCAATAGATTCCTCCGTTTGTACCACACTAAAGCTTTCTACATCTAATCCGTCATGGTTCAGCAAATGAAGCAATCTCAGCTTTTGATTATATAGTGTATTTTCAGTTTGTTTAATACTTATAGTCTCATTGTGATAAATAAATTCAATATCATAAAAATCACTTTTAGGCTTAGCGCCAGCGTCAACTTCTTTTTGTACACGTTCAAGATTAGCTTTACTATTAATTAACTGTTGTTCTTGAATTCCTAAAAAAGATTGTGAACCAATTATTTCATAGAATATCTCTAATATTGCAGTTTGATATTGAAACAGCACTTCAGCCTCATCTAATTTTGCATAATCTATATTTAATAATTCTTTTTTATGCTGAATAAAATTACCATAATCAAACAATGTTATAGCAGCATCTAAAGAGGCTCTTGTAGATTGCATATTAGAACTCACACGACTATTCGTATTAGGATCTATGGCAGAACCGAAATTGTAACTCTGATTGCCATTGAATGTTACGTCTGGCAAGTAATAAGACGCTACACTCTGCTTTTGCTGTTCGATTACTTTTGCTTGTAAGGCTGAAACCATCAGTTTTAAACTATTCTCTTTACCGTAATCCACACAGTCTTGTAATGTCCATTTTTGTTGTGAAAAACAAACTATGCTGAACAATAAACTCCATAATAAACACCAACTCTTACTCATACTTTATATATTTTAAAACATCAATACGTGTCGCTTTCCAAGCCTTAAACACAACTAATACCAACGAAAACATAGTTAGTAATCCCCATGATATGACAAAAGGTTGCCAACTCAATTCTATCCTGTAGGCAAAGCCTTCTAACCATACCCTTAATAAATACACCACTGGGTATACTGATATCATAAATCCAAAAATACAATAGATAAAGTACTTCTTGGTCAACTGATAAATTAGG is a window of Myroides oncorhynchi DNA encoding:
- a CDS encoding type 1 glutamine amidotransferase family protein, translated to MKANYIYVYLFDGYSDWELGYLMPELREDRRYVLLTVSDTGADVVSKGGLKVSVDISLEELDMEKMRLFIIPGGQMWEDNKHDFKNLDRIIYGVYTHKLPIAAICGATVYLGHRGMLDQIKHTSNALFYLKALVTTYQGELYYTDELAVSDANIITASGIAPLEFATQIMKELEFNSDYIERWYQLFKNGVFPIV
- a CDS encoding aminopeptidase C — encoded protein: MYKNQLKAWVLALMLSAGYSVSTFAQDNLVNSLKLNASAKSKELFTFNDVVNIENTSIKNQGSSGTCWSYSANSFLESEMMRMGKRPVEISQIFSARNAYIEKGKMYVKMHGAVTLGDGGAFHDVMNMYKKYGAVPQSVYSGLNYGTTTNKFGEMAAVQEGILKAIVSNPNKKLTPNWEKAYTAAIDAYLGEAPKEFTWEGKKYTPQSFAKEVVGINADEYVEIGSDLNYPMYEKFVLLVPDNWAFDQVYNVQMNELTDIIDNAVSNGFSVAWAGDVSEKYFSWKNGVAFVPEKDWEDMTTEEKDDMFNGPKPERKVTPEMRQEAFDNYTTTDDHGMHIVGISKDQKGREYYIIKNSWGTTNDYKGYMYMSKEYVKYKTTDIMIHKDGIPKSIAKKLKL
- a CDS encoding DedA family protein, encoding MDEFTISQLINPEFYINLQIAGHSIGIYVVLFIVFAETGLFAGFFLPGDSLLFLSGIYSTALMAEVFPIESDFGNVALLSTLVALAGILGNSFGYWFGRKSGNYLYNVKDNFIYKKKYLYESKVFFERHGGRAIIFARFLPVVRTFAPIIAGIVHMDIKKFMLYNVISSFLWATTLIFAGHYLQVWLLNDYGIDLKHYIEYIILFLVLVTTLPIVMKLIKSKGGKQEAENIDEA
- a CDS encoding 2Fe-2S iron-sulfur cluster-binding protein → MAEDIKITIIDREGQTHEIDAPTNMGMNMMEVVRAYELVEEGTFGICGGMLMCASCQCYVINGDEVELPEMGDEEDALLASDARNVKPTSRLSCQIPADEKAEGLVFEIAPIG
- a CDS encoding mechanosensitive ion channel family protein; amino-acid sequence: MEKFTVGLDVMITNMMGALPKIGVGVLILVIGGFIIKSFLKGLRHRFEKKNMEKSLRGFLLSIIQASLYVLLLVTAASTMGIETTSFLTIFASAGLAIGLALQGSLSNFAGGVLILLFKPFKVGEYISNTGGVEGTVEKIDLLYTTITGATGLKIYCPNGPLANSVITNYSDITSRRYDFVVGISYDANIKTAQNVIQEALAKHKEVKQDPKPIIFVNNLADSSVNLNVRVWMDKANYWDTVFVIQQIVKNALDDANIEIPFPQRDVHVINDKHIRD
- a CDS encoding dicarboxylate/amino acid:cation symporter, with the translated sequence MKNNKLFIAIIIALVLGVVFGSIYHYAFPEYIPAFAENIKLLGTIFIRLVQMIIAPLVFCTLVVGIAKMGDMSMVGRVGAKAMGWFVTASLVSLTIGLVLVNWFKPGVGANFDLNNVSGASDLLTKTDSLSLQSFVEHLIPKSIFEAFAHNEILQIVVFSVFFGIALSTLGKKGKSVIKLFDKISEVVLKMVTYIMWTAPLGVLGAIASAVALYGLSIFLTYGKYLIAFASGLAILWAILILVGYLIIGKDVWRLLKAIKEPLLIAFSTTSSEAVFPKLVEQLKAYGCSPKIVSFTLPLGYSFNLDGSMMYLTFASIFIAQIYDVHMSLADQILMLLVLMVTSKGVAGVPRASLIVIVATCAMFNIPPEGIAFILPIDHFCDMGRSMTNVLGNALSTAAIDKFETKNEQTKQLS
- a CDS encoding S9 family peptidase, yielding MKKIFLFALSLASLSAFSQEVMTKELLWKLGRVSPVGVTKDGKNLIYKVSHANMTEDKFDSKTYQIPVSGGTPVEITDYKHLLSDKNVSPDGKMILSHEAVKINKILGKDIYPTMEKSDAYVYDGLDYRHWDTWNDGTHNHVLYAPTDNKDAKVDILGNEPYDAPQKPFGGDEDYTWTPDGKGIIYVSKKKFGTEYAISTNTDLYLYDLATKQTKNLTEENKGYDTHPTYSPEGHLTWLQMKRDGYEADKNDIIVDYHGIKMNLTAGWDGTVDSYKWSKDGKKIYFIAAVGGTVQLFEVNFPGRTRIAITVRQITDGNFDVNSIVDITGDVALVTRTDFNHASEVYAYNMAKKTWNQVTKVNNEAYSKIALSKSEKRIVKTVDGKDMVTWVVYPPNFDPNKKYPTLLYAQGGPQSALSQFYSFRWNFQLMAAEGYIIVAPNRRGMPGHGVEWNEAISKDWAGKPMQDYLAAIDDVAKEKYVDRDRLGAVGASYGGYSVFYLAGIHENRFKSFISHCGVFDLVSMYGTTEEVFFPNFDTGGAYWEKDNKDAQNAITNFNPINNVDKWNTPILIIQGGKDYRVPIGQGQEAFQAAQLRGVKSRFLYLPDENHWVVRPQNAQVWQGEFFRWLKETL